Part of the Sulfitobacter sp. W027 genome, TCGCGGTCGAAGGATCCTTGGCGTGCAGTTTGTTCGACGTGCTGAGCGGCGCAAAGAAATAGGGCACGCCCGAGGCATCGGCCACGTGACAGGCGGCGCAATTGTCGAAGTAAAGCCCTTCCCCGGCCTCCATCCGCGCCGTCTCGGGGGCCTCTTCCGGCTCGCGCAACTCCTCGTCGAGGCTCTTGAGATAAGTGGCGACGGCGCGCAGGTCTTTCTCTTCCAGAAACTGGGTCGAAATCGAAACAACCTCGCCCATGCGCTGCATCGGGGCGGTATGTTTGGCGCGGCCGTACTTCAGGAACTCGAAGATGTCGTCCTCGCTCCAATGCGCAATGCCGCCGTTCTCACCGCCGCGGATGTTCGGGGCGAACCAATTCTCCAGCGTACCGCCGCGCAGATATTCATCGTCCTTGCTGGCGCCGAGGAGGTTCTTACCCGTATGGCAGCCGCCACAATGCAGCGGCCCGTCGACGAGGAAACGCCCGCGGTTCCATACCTCGGAGCGATCCGGATCGATCACGAAGTCCTCATCCTCGAAGAACAACAGCTTCCAGCCGCTCACCGACATGCGGATGTTGAGCGGGAAGGGCAGGTCGTTCTCCTCTTCCTCCACATGCACCGGTTCGAGCGATTGCAGATAGGCAAAGATCGCATCGGTCTGGTCGCGGGTCATCAGGGTAAAATAAGGATAGGGCATGGCCGGGTAGAGGTGGCGGCTCTCGTCGTCGATCCCCTCGTTCAGCGCGTTGTAGAAATCCTCGCGCGACCAGCGGCCCAACCCGGTTTCATTGTCGGGCGTGAGGTTTGACGAATAGATCGTGCCGAAGGGCGTTGACAGCGCCCGGCCCCCGGCAAAGGGGATGCCGTCGTTCTCGATATCCGTGTGGCAAGCCTTGCAGTCGCCCGCCTGCGTCAGGTAGCGGCCCCGCTCCACTTCGGAGG contains:
- a CDS encoding cytochrome c, whose translation is MKRLALITALCGASLVPADAQELASSEVERGRYLTQAGDCKACHTDIENDGIPFAGGRALSTPFGTIYSSNLTPDNETGLGRWSREDFYNALNEGIDDESRHLYPAMPYPYFTLMTRDQTDAIFAYLQSLEPVHVEEEENDLPFPLNIRMSVSGWKLLFFEDEDFVIDPDRSEVWNRGRFLVDGPLHCGGCHTGKNLLGASKDDEYLRGGTLENWFAPNIRGGENGGIAHWSEDDIFEFLKYGRAKHTAPMQRMGEVVSISTQFLEEKDLRAVATYLKSLDEELREPEEAPETARMEAGEGLYFDNCAACHVADASGVPYFFAPLSTSNKLHAKDPSTAIRVILGGARAQPTETIPSMLTMPPFAWKLTDGQIANLLTYLRNSGDRRSGAVSAEAVAEMREYLAEEH